A genomic stretch from Alosa sapidissima isolate fAloSap1 chromosome 3, fAloSap1.pri, whole genome shotgun sequence includes:
- the elavl3 gene encoding ELAV-like protein 3 isoform X1, with translation MVTIISTMETQVSNGPSGTSLPNGPVISTNGATDDSKTNLIVNYLPQNMTQEEFKSLFGSIGEIESCKLVRDKITGQSLGYGFVNYADPNDADKAINTLNGLKLQTKTIKVSYARPSSASIRDANLYVSGLPKTMSQKDMEQLFSQYGRIITSRILVDQVTAGISRGVGFIRFDKRNEAEEAIKGLNGQKPLGASEPITVKFANNPSQKTGQALLTQLYQTAARRYTGPLHHQTQRFRLDNLLNATYGVKSSPSLLPRFSPITIDSMTSLAGVNLTGPTGAGWCIFVYNLSPEADESVLWQLFGPFGAVTNVKVIRDFTTNKCKGFGFVTMTNYDEAAMAIASLNGYRLGDRVLQVSFKTSKQHKA, from the exons ATGGTTACT ATAATCAGCACCATGGAAACTCAGGTGTCCAATGGTCCAAGTGGAACCAGCCTACCGAACGGCCCAGTCATCAGCACCAACGGTGCCACAGATGACAGCAAGACCAACCTGATCGTCAACTACCTGCCCCAGAACATGACGCAGGAGGAGTTCAAGAGCCTGTTCGGCAGCATCGGAGAGATTGAGTCCTGCAAACTAGTCCGAGACAAGATCACAG GCCAGAGTTTGGGTTATGGATTTGTGAACTATGCAGATCCCAACGACGCAGACAAAGCCATCAACACGCTCAACGGCCTCAAACTCCAGACAAAAACTATCAAG GTGTCATACGCAAGGCCTAGCTCGGCCTCCATTCGCGATGCCAACCTGTACGTGAGCGGCCTCCCCAAGACCATGAGCCAGAAAGACATGGAGCAGCTCTTCTCCCAGTACGGACGCATCATCACCTCACGCATCCTAGTAGACCAAGTCACAG CAGGCATCTCGCGAGGAGTGGGCTTCATCCGTTTTGACAAGCGGAACGAGGCCGAGGAAGCCATCAAGGGACTGAACGGCCAGAAGCCGTTGGGCGCCTCTGAGCCCATCACCGTCAAGTTCGCCAACAACCCCAGCCAGAAGACGGGCCAGGCGCTGCTCACCCAGCTCTACCAGACCGCCGCGCGCCGCTATACTGGACCCCTGCACCACCAGACCCAGCGCTTCAG ACTCGACAATTTACTAAACGCCACCTACGGAGTCAAGAG ttctccttctctcctccccaggTTCTCCCCGATCACCATCGACAGCATGACCAGCCTGGCGGGCGTCAACCTCACCGGGCCCACCGGAGCCGGCTGGTGCATCTTCGTCTACAACCTGTCGCCGGAGGCCGACGAGAGTGTGCTGTGGCAGCTGTTCGGACCGTTCGGTGCAGTCACCAATGTCAAGGTCATCCGCGACTTCACCACCAACAAATGCAAGGGCTTCGGCTTTGTCACCATGACCAACTACGACGAGGCGGCCATGGCCATCGCCAGTCTTAATGGCTACCGCCTGGGTGACCGCGTGCTGCAGGTCTCCTTCAAGACCAGCAAGCAGCATAAGGCCTAa
- the elavl3 gene encoding ELAV-like protein 3 isoform X7 has translation MVTIISTMETQVSNGPSGTSLPNGPVISTNGATDDSKTNLIVNYLPQNMTQEEFKSLFGSIGEIESCKLVRDKITGQSLGYGFVNYADPNDADKAINTLNGLKLQTKTIKVSYARPSSASIRDANLYVSGLPKTMSQKDMEQLFSQYGRIITSRILVDQVTGISRGVGFIRFDKRNEAEEAIKGLNGQKPLGASEPITVKFANNPSQKTGQALLTQLYQTAARRYTGPLHHQTQRFRFSPITIDSMTSLAGVNLTGPTGAGWCIFVYNLSPEADESVLWQLFGPFGAVTNVKVIRDFTTNKCKGFGFVTMTNYDEAAMAIASLNGYRLGDRVLQVSFKTSKQHKA, from the exons ATGGTTACT ATAATCAGCACCATGGAAACTCAGGTGTCCAATGGTCCAAGTGGAACCAGCCTACCGAACGGCCCAGTCATCAGCACCAACGGTGCCACAGATGACAGCAAGACCAACCTGATCGTCAACTACCTGCCCCAGAACATGACGCAGGAGGAGTTCAAGAGCCTGTTCGGCAGCATCGGAGAGATTGAGTCCTGCAAACTAGTCCGAGACAAGATCACAG GCCAGAGTTTGGGTTATGGATTTGTGAACTATGCAGATCCCAACGACGCAGACAAAGCCATCAACACGCTCAACGGCCTCAAACTCCAGACAAAAACTATCAAG GTGTCATACGCAAGGCCTAGCTCGGCCTCCATTCGCGATGCCAACCTGTACGTGAGCGGCCTCCCCAAGACCATGAGCCAGAAAGACATGGAGCAGCTCTTCTCCCAGTACGGACGCATCATCACCTCACGCATCCTAGTAGACCAAGTCACAG GCATCTCGCGAGGAGTGGGCTTCATCCGTTTTGACAAGCGGAACGAGGCCGAGGAAGCCATCAAGGGACTGAACGGCCAGAAGCCGTTGGGCGCCTCTGAGCCCATCACCGTCAAGTTCGCCAACAACCCCAGCCAGAAGACGGGCCAGGCGCTGCTCACCCAGCTCTACCAGACCGCCGCGCGCCGCTATACTGGACCCCTGCACCACCAGACCCAGCGCTTCAG gTTCTCCCCGATCACCATCGACAGCATGACCAGCCTGGCGGGCGTCAACCTCACCGGGCCCACCGGAGCCGGCTGGTGCATCTTCGTCTACAACCTGTCGCCGGAGGCCGACGAGAGTGTGCTGTGGCAGCTGTTCGGACCGTTCGGTGCAGTCACCAATGTCAAGGTCATCCGCGACTTCACCACCAACAAATGCAAGGGCTTCGGCTTTGTCACCATGACCAACTACGACGAGGCGGCCATGGCCATCGCCAGTCTTAATGGCTACCGCCTGGGTGACCGCGTGCTGCAGGTCTCCTTCAAGACCAGCAAGCAGCATAAGGCCTAa
- the elavl3 gene encoding ELAV-like protein 3 isoform X3 — MVTIISTMETQVSNGPSGTSLPNGPVISTNGATDDSKTNLIVNYLPQNMTQEEFKSLFGSIGEIESCKLVRDKITGQSLGYGFVNYADPNDADKAINTLNGLKLQTKTIKVSYARPSSASIRDANLYVSGLPKTMSQKDMEQLFSQYGRIITSRILVDQVTAGISRGVGFIRFDKRNEAEEAIKGLNGQKPLGASEPITVKFANNPSQKTGQALLTQLYQTAARRYTGPLHHQTQRFRLDNLLNATYGVKRFSPITIDSMTSLAGVNLTGPTGAGWCIFVYNLSPEADESVLWQLFGPFGAVTNVKVIRDFTTNKCKGFGFVTMTNYDEAAMAIASLNGYRLGDRVLQVSFKTSKQHKA; from the exons ATGGTTACT ATAATCAGCACCATGGAAACTCAGGTGTCCAATGGTCCAAGTGGAACCAGCCTACCGAACGGCCCAGTCATCAGCACCAACGGTGCCACAGATGACAGCAAGACCAACCTGATCGTCAACTACCTGCCCCAGAACATGACGCAGGAGGAGTTCAAGAGCCTGTTCGGCAGCATCGGAGAGATTGAGTCCTGCAAACTAGTCCGAGACAAGATCACAG GCCAGAGTTTGGGTTATGGATTTGTGAACTATGCAGATCCCAACGACGCAGACAAAGCCATCAACACGCTCAACGGCCTCAAACTCCAGACAAAAACTATCAAG GTGTCATACGCAAGGCCTAGCTCGGCCTCCATTCGCGATGCCAACCTGTACGTGAGCGGCCTCCCCAAGACCATGAGCCAGAAAGACATGGAGCAGCTCTTCTCCCAGTACGGACGCATCATCACCTCACGCATCCTAGTAGACCAAGTCACAG CAGGCATCTCGCGAGGAGTGGGCTTCATCCGTTTTGACAAGCGGAACGAGGCCGAGGAAGCCATCAAGGGACTGAACGGCCAGAAGCCGTTGGGCGCCTCTGAGCCCATCACCGTCAAGTTCGCCAACAACCCCAGCCAGAAGACGGGCCAGGCGCTGCTCACCCAGCTCTACCAGACCGCCGCGCGCCGCTATACTGGACCCCTGCACCACCAGACCCAGCGCTTCAG ACTCGACAATTTACTAAACGCCACCTACGGAGTCAAGAG gTTCTCCCCGATCACCATCGACAGCATGACCAGCCTGGCGGGCGTCAACCTCACCGGGCCCACCGGAGCCGGCTGGTGCATCTTCGTCTACAACCTGTCGCCGGAGGCCGACGAGAGTGTGCTGTGGCAGCTGTTCGGACCGTTCGGTGCAGTCACCAATGTCAAGGTCATCCGCGACTTCACCACCAACAAATGCAAGGGCTTCGGCTTTGTCACCATGACCAACTACGACGAGGCGGCCATGGCCATCGCCAGTCTTAATGGCTACCGCCTGGGTGACCGCGTGCTGCAGGTCTCCTTCAAGACCAGCAAGCAGCATAAGGCCTAa
- the elavl3 gene encoding ELAV-like protein 3 isoform X2, whose amino-acid sequence MVTIISTMETQVSNGPSGTSLPNGPVISTNGATDDSKTNLIVNYLPQNMTQEEFKSLFGSIGEIESCKLVRDKITGQSLGYGFVNYADPNDADKAINTLNGLKLQTKTIKVSYARPSSASIRDANLYVSGLPKTMSQKDMEQLFSQYGRIITSRILVDQVTGISRGVGFIRFDKRNEAEEAIKGLNGQKPLGASEPITVKFANNPSQKTGQALLTQLYQTAARRYTGPLHHQTQRFRLDNLLNATYGVKSSPSLLPRFSPITIDSMTSLAGVNLTGPTGAGWCIFVYNLSPEADESVLWQLFGPFGAVTNVKVIRDFTTNKCKGFGFVTMTNYDEAAMAIASLNGYRLGDRVLQVSFKTSKQHKA is encoded by the exons ATGGTTACT ATAATCAGCACCATGGAAACTCAGGTGTCCAATGGTCCAAGTGGAACCAGCCTACCGAACGGCCCAGTCATCAGCACCAACGGTGCCACAGATGACAGCAAGACCAACCTGATCGTCAACTACCTGCCCCAGAACATGACGCAGGAGGAGTTCAAGAGCCTGTTCGGCAGCATCGGAGAGATTGAGTCCTGCAAACTAGTCCGAGACAAGATCACAG GCCAGAGTTTGGGTTATGGATTTGTGAACTATGCAGATCCCAACGACGCAGACAAAGCCATCAACACGCTCAACGGCCTCAAACTCCAGACAAAAACTATCAAG GTGTCATACGCAAGGCCTAGCTCGGCCTCCATTCGCGATGCCAACCTGTACGTGAGCGGCCTCCCCAAGACCATGAGCCAGAAAGACATGGAGCAGCTCTTCTCCCAGTACGGACGCATCATCACCTCACGCATCCTAGTAGACCAAGTCACAG GCATCTCGCGAGGAGTGGGCTTCATCCGTTTTGACAAGCGGAACGAGGCCGAGGAAGCCATCAAGGGACTGAACGGCCAGAAGCCGTTGGGCGCCTCTGAGCCCATCACCGTCAAGTTCGCCAACAACCCCAGCCAGAAGACGGGCCAGGCGCTGCTCACCCAGCTCTACCAGACCGCCGCGCGCCGCTATACTGGACCCCTGCACCACCAGACCCAGCGCTTCAG ACTCGACAATTTACTAAACGCCACCTACGGAGTCAAGAG ttctccttctctcctccccaggTTCTCCCCGATCACCATCGACAGCATGACCAGCCTGGCGGGCGTCAACCTCACCGGGCCCACCGGAGCCGGCTGGTGCATCTTCGTCTACAACCTGTCGCCGGAGGCCGACGAGAGTGTGCTGTGGCAGCTGTTCGGACCGTTCGGTGCAGTCACCAATGTCAAGGTCATCCGCGACTTCACCACCAACAAATGCAAGGGCTTCGGCTTTGTCACCATGACCAACTACGACGAGGCGGCCATGGCCATCGCCAGTCTTAATGGCTACCGCCTGGGTGACCGCGTGCTGCAGGTCTCCTTCAAGACCAGCAAGCAGCATAAGGCCTAa
- the elavl3 gene encoding ELAV-like protein 3 isoform X4, whose product MVTIISTMETQVSNGPSGTSLPNGPVISTNGATDDSKTNLIVNYLPQNMTQEEFKSLFGSIGEIESCKLVRDKITGQSLGYGFVNYADPNDADKAINTLNGLKLQTKTIKVSYARPSSASIRDANLYVSGLPKTMSQKDMEQLFSQYGRIITSRILVDQVTGISRGVGFIRFDKRNEAEEAIKGLNGQKPLGASEPITVKFANNPSQKTGQALLTQLYQTAARRYTGPLHHQTQRFRLDNLLNATYGVKRFSPITIDSMTSLAGVNLTGPTGAGWCIFVYNLSPEADESVLWQLFGPFGAVTNVKVIRDFTTNKCKGFGFVTMTNYDEAAMAIASLNGYRLGDRVLQVSFKTSKQHKA is encoded by the exons ATGGTTACT ATAATCAGCACCATGGAAACTCAGGTGTCCAATGGTCCAAGTGGAACCAGCCTACCGAACGGCCCAGTCATCAGCACCAACGGTGCCACAGATGACAGCAAGACCAACCTGATCGTCAACTACCTGCCCCAGAACATGACGCAGGAGGAGTTCAAGAGCCTGTTCGGCAGCATCGGAGAGATTGAGTCCTGCAAACTAGTCCGAGACAAGATCACAG GCCAGAGTTTGGGTTATGGATTTGTGAACTATGCAGATCCCAACGACGCAGACAAAGCCATCAACACGCTCAACGGCCTCAAACTCCAGACAAAAACTATCAAG GTGTCATACGCAAGGCCTAGCTCGGCCTCCATTCGCGATGCCAACCTGTACGTGAGCGGCCTCCCCAAGACCATGAGCCAGAAAGACATGGAGCAGCTCTTCTCCCAGTACGGACGCATCATCACCTCACGCATCCTAGTAGACCAAGTCACAG GCATCTCGCGAGGAGTGGGCTTCATCCGTTTTGACAAGCGGAACGAGGCCGAGGAAGCCATCAAGGGACTGAACGGCCAGAAGCCGTTGGGCGCCTCTGAGCCCATCACCGTCAAGTTCGCCAACAACCCCAGCCAGAAGACGGGCCAGGCGCTGCTCACCCAGCTCTACCAGACCGCCGCGCGCCGCTATACTGGACCCCTGCACCACCAGACCCAGCGCTTCAG ACTCGACAATTTACTAAACGCCACCTACGGAGTCAAGAG gTTCTCCCCGATCACCATCGACAGCATGACCAGCCTGGCGGGCGTCAACCTCACCGGGCCCACCGGAGCCGGCTGGTGCATCTTCGTCTACAACCTGTCGCCGGAGGCCGACGAGAGTGTGCTGTGGCAGCTGTTCGGACCGTTCGGTGCAGTCACCAATGTCAAGGTCATCCGCGACTTCACCACCAACAAATGCAAGGGCTTCGGCTTTGTCACCATGACCAACTACGACGAGGCGGCCATGGCCATCGCCAGTCTTAATGGCTACCGCCTGGGTGACCGCGTGCTGCAGGTCTCCTTCAAGACCAGCAAGCAGCATAAGGCCTAa
- the elavl3 gene encoding ELAV-like protein 3 isoform X5, which yields MVTIISTMETQVSNGPSGTSLPNGPVISTNGATDDSKTNLIVNYLPQNMTQEEFKSLFGSIGEIESCKLVRDKITGQSLGYGFVNYADPNDADKAINTLNGLKLQTKTIKVSYARPSSASIRDANLYVSGLPKTMSQKDMEQLFSQYGRIITSRILVDQVTAGISRGVGFIRFDKRNEAEEAIKGLNGQKPLGASEPITVKFANNPSQKTGQALLTQLYQTAARRYTGPLHHQTQRFSSPSLLPRFSPITIDSMTSLAGVNLTGPTGAGWCIFVYNLSPEADESVLWQLFGPFGAVTNVKVIRDFTTNKCKGFGFVTMTNYDEAAMAIASLNGYRLGDRVLQVSFKTSKQHKA from the exons ATGGTTACT ATAATCAGCACCATGGAAACTCAGGTGTCCAATGGTCCAAGTGGAACCAGCCTACCGAACGGCCCAGTCATCAGCACCAACGGTGCCACAGATGACAGCAAGACCAACCTGATCGTCAACTACCTGCCCCAGAACATGACGCAGGAGGAGTTCAAGAGCCTGTTCGGCAGCATCGGAGAGATTGAGTCCTGCAAACTAGTCCGAGACAAGATCACAG GCCAGAGTTTGGGTTATGGATTTGTGAACTATGCAGATCCCAACGACGCAGACAAAGCCATCAACACGCTCAACGGCCTCAAACTCCAGACAAAAACTATCAAG GTGTCATACGCAAGGCCTAGCTCGGCCTCCATTCGCGATGCCAACCTGTACGTGAGCGGCCTCCCCAAGACCATGAGCCAGAAAGACATGGAGCAGCTCTTCTCCCAGTACGGACGCATCATCACCTCACGCATCCTAGTAGACCAAGTCACAG CAGGCATCTCGCGAGGAGTGGGCTTCATCCGTTTTGACAAGCGGAACGAGGCCGAGGAAGCCATCAAGGGACTGAACGGCCAGAAGCCGTTGGGCGCCTCTGAGCCCATCACCGTCAAGTTCGCCAACAACCCCAGCCAGAAGACGGGCCAGGCGCTGCTCACCCAGCTCTACCAGACCGCCGCGCGCCGCTATACTGGACCCCTGCACCACCAGACCCAGCGCTTCAG ttctccttctctcctccccaggTTCTCCCCGATCACCATCGACAGCATGACCAGCCTGGCGGGCGTCAACCTCACCGGGCCCACCGGAGCCGGCTGGTGCATCTTCGTCTACAACCTGTCGCCGGAGGCCGACGAGAGTGTGCTGTGGCAGCTGTTCGGACCGTTCGGTGCAGTCACCAATGTCAAGGTCATCCGCGACTTCACCACCAACAAATGCAAGGGCTTCGGCTTTGTCACCATGACCAACTACGACGAGGCGGCCATGGCCATCGCCAGTCTTAATGGCTACCGCCTGGGTGACCGCGTGCTGCAGGTCTCCTTCAAGACCAGCAAGCAGCATAAGGCCTAa
- the elavl3 gene encoding ELAV-like protein 3 isoform X6, which produces MVTIISTMETQVSNGPSGTSLPNGPVISTNGATDDSKTNLIVNYLPQNMTQEEFKSLFGSIGEIESCKLVRDKITGQSLGYGFVNYADPNDADKAINTLNGLKLQTKTIKVSYARPSSASIRDANLYVSGLPKTMSQKDMEQLFSQYGRIITSRILVDQVTAGISRGVGFIRFDKRNEAEEAIKGLNGQKPLGASEPITVKFANNPSQKTGQALLTQLYQTAARRYTGPLHHQTQRFRFSPITIDSMTSLAGVNLTGPTGAGWCIFVYNLSPEADESVLWQLFGPFGAVTNVKVIRDFTTNKCKGFGFVTMTNYDEAAMAIASLNGYRLGDRVLQVSFKTSKQHKA; this is translated from the exons ATGGTTACT ATAATCAGCACCATGGAAACTCAGGTGTCCAATGGTCCAAGTGGAACCAGCCTACCGAACGGCCCAGTCATCAGCACCAACGGTGCCACAGATGACAGCAAGACCAACCTGATCGTCAACTACCTGCCCCAGAACATGACGCAGGAGGAGTTCAAGAGCCTGTTCGGCAGCATCGGAGAGATTGAGTCCTGCAAACTAGTCCGAGACAAGATCACAG GCCAGAGTTTGGGTTATGGATTTGTGAACTATGCAGATCCCAACGACGCAGACAAAGCCATCAACACGCTCAACGGCCTCAAACTCCAGACAAAAACTATCAAG GTGTCATACGCAAGGCCTAGCTCGGCCTCCATTCGCGATGCCAACCTGTACGTGAGCGGCCTCCCCAAGACCATGAGCCAGAAAGACATGGAGCAGCTCTTCTCCCAGTACGGACGCATCATCACCTCACGCATCCTAGTAGACCAAGTCACAG CAGGCATCTCGCGAGGAGTGGGCTTCATCCGTTTTGACAAGCGGAACGAGGCCGAGGAAGCCATCAAGGGACTGAACGGCCAGAAGCCGTTGGGCGCCTCTGAGCCCATCACCGTCAAGTTCGCCAACAACCCCAGCCAGAAGACGGGCCAGGCGCTGCTCACCCAGCTCTACCAGACCGCCGCGCGCCGCTATACTGGACCCCTGCACCACCAGACCCAGCGCTTCAG gTTCTCCCCGATCACCATCGACAGCATGACCAGCCTGGCGGGCGTCAACCTCACCGGGCCCACCGGAGCCGGCTGGTGCATCTTCGTCTACAACCTGTCGCCGGAGGCCGACGAGAGTGTGCTGTGGCAGCTGTTCGGACCGTTCGGTGCAGTCACCAATGTCAAGGTCATCCGCGACTTCACCACCAACAAATGCAAGGGCTTCGGCTTTGTCACCATGACCAACTACGACGAGGCGGCCATGGCCATCGCCAGTCTTAATGGCTACCGCCTGGGTGACCGCGTGCTGCAGGTCTCCTTCAAGACCAGCAAGCAGCATAAGGCCTAa
- the elavl3 gene encoding ELAV-like protein 3 isoform X8: MVTIISTMETQVSNGPSGTSLPNGPVISTNGATDDSKTNLIVNYLPQNMTQEEFKSLFGSIGEIESCKLVRDKITGQSLGYGFVNYADPNDADKAINTLNGLKLQTKTIKVSYARPSSASIRDANLYVSGLPKTMSQKDMEQLFSQYGRIITSRILVDQVTAGISRGVGFIRFDKRNEAEEAIKGLNGQKPLGASEPITVKFANNPSQKTGQALLTQLYQTAARRYTGPLHHQTQRFRLDNLLNATYGVKSVYL; encoded by the exons ATGGTTACT ATAATCAGCACCATGGAAACTCAGGTGTCCAATGGTCCAAGTGGAACCAGCCTACCGAACGGCCCAGTCATCAGCACCAACGGTGCCACAGATGACAGCAAGACCAACCTGATCGTCAACTACCTGCCCCAGAACATGACGCAGGAGGAGTTCAAGAGCCTGTTCGGCAGCATCGGAGAGATTGAGTCCTGCAAACTAGTCCGAGACAAGATCACAG GCCAGAGTTTGGGTTATGGATTTGTGAACTATGCAGATCCCAACGACGCAGACAAAGCCATCAACACGCTCAACGGCCTCAAACTCCAGACAAAAACTATCAAG GTGTCATACGCAAGGCCTAGCTCGGCCTCCATTCGCGATGCCAACCTGTACGTGAGCGGCCTCCCCAAGACCATGAGCCAGAAAGACATGGAGCAGCTCTTCTCCCAGTACGGACGCATCATCACCTCACGCATCCTAGTAGACCAAGTCACAG CAGGCATCTCGCGAGGAGTGGGCTTCATCCGTTTTGACAAGCGGAACGAGGCCGAGGAAGCCATCAAGGGACTGAACGGCCAGAAGCCGTTGGGCGCCTCTGAGCCCATCACCGTCAAGTTCGCCAACAACCCCAGCCAGAAGACGGGCCAGGCGCTGCTCACCCAGCTCTACCAGACCGCCGCGCGCCGCTATACTGGACCCCTGCACCACCAGACCCAGCGCTTCAG ACTCGACAATTTACTAAACGCCACCTACGGAGTCAAGAG CGTCTACTTGTAG